TGCTGGCAGTTGGTAGTTGAAACTGGAGGTGTAggtattgtttttattttttataaatatagattttatgttttacttcacaGATAATGGTTCAACACTTCTTTCTCATTCTGATATTTTAGATACGGTTTTTTTTGAATTCCAAATCTCAATGCTATAGCTCTTGtcaaccaccccccccccccctttttttcctggttttttatttttaatatttttctaacataACATTGCACATTTTTTACCtccaaataatttttctaataagtattatacCTCACAAATAATGGATCTAGCACTTCTGCATTTTTCATTTTGGGTGCAATGGTCTTTATCTCCAATCACAATATGCAACTATCCATATGTTTTTGTTGATtcttttagaaattttcattcttttttatctgTTCAATGTTTAAGTAGCCAGACAGAGGGTTGCAAAATTTCCATccgcaatttttttttgtgttaaataAGACTATCTTGAAAGCCTTACCAGGAAACCAAGCATTTAAATGAGATGTGTATATTTGTGCATTcaaatgatgaaatttttttgtataatccGAAAGTTTTGCATTTGTACGCTTTGTTGCAGCACATCGGTCATTCAAAGTTTGCTTCTAAGATTTGTGAGACCTCAAAATGTTTTTGTGACTTTCATTTGAATCACATTGAGGCCatgttcttgaatttttatggtgatcttgatttcttttattgtttggCATATGTATTAGACCATGGAATATATTATTACTAGAGCTTTTGAATATGTTTACTTTAGAAATATACTATatttagagggagagaggaCAGAGGTTTTATGAGAGATGGAAAATGTACTCAAGCTTCTCCAAATTTTTGTGGCTTACCTTGTGCTTATGAACTCCTGGGaagtcttaatttttttaggcttTGTTTTTCAACAGCTGGGATGAATGGGTAGGCTTGGATCGTTTGTTGAAGTTCACTGAGGAAAATGTGCAGAAGCAGCAGGCCCTTAACCAGAAGCAGAGCATAGACAAGAATACAAAGCAAGTGCGAGCGTTACAGATTATACCAAAAAGCCCCAATGGTTAGATTTACTCTCTTGCTCATTGCTTACTATTTTAACTCGAATATCGATATTTTTTGTTCTTCCCTTTAGGTCTCCACATTGATTGTGGCCTCTGGCATGGAGCTCAAGTGGtaatggaaagaaaatttttatatattggaTTATGTTGGGATTGGAAACTTATAATTATGGAAGTGCTATAAGAATTTCTGTGACTCTTTCATATTAAGACAACTTTAGTGGAGCGGGAAAGGCAAAGAGTTGTTAGAATTGCTAAGTATTAAATGTTTTTTGTTGGATGTGACGATTTTCCCCCAAGTGAAACATGATGAATTAATATACTGTGGCTTTAAGGGGATTAGCCAATATCAATTAAAAGCAATGAGCTGTACTTCAAATGGCACCTTCTCGCTCCATAAGAAAGAGTGGAGGGTAAGGTTGAGGGTTTGAAGCCCATTGGGTGCTTGGACTGAGAAGCGGGTTCCATGTTAAGGGGATTGTAACATGAGAAAAGCAAGGAGATTTTCTTAGGGTCATCCTTTTGGCGATGGATGCTCTATTACACTCATAGTTTGTGTGtaaacttgtaaaaaaaattcatacaaatCAATGGATCAGGCAGGGGTGGGCTCCCATCTTGTCTCCTTTAATCTTGGATAATGTGCTTTCCATTTGTCACCTTCCAGTTTTTTGTATATCTGATAGTACACATAAGCAAGTTTATTATCTTAGGCATGCATGTAGGCATGAATATACATGTGCCTAGGTACTTTTTTTGTAGGAAGAAACCTGATGATTGGGGGAAGAATGAGTATTTCAAAATAACAACCTCGTAATATAATCATTTTCTGAAGAAAAGAACATGAACAGAATCCACTGCCTTTTGACAATAATTTGCAGCTTGCCAGGCTTGGCCGCTGGTGTTTAACATAGGATACTGTCATTCTGATCATCTGATATATGGCATTGACTATTGATTTTTCTTAAGAGCCTTCATTGATATTCAGAACATATATAGAAGCCCGTCTGTacacaaattattattattttgcaatttttaattTGTGAATGACACTGAAGGCATATCAGTCAACAGGTACATCTGGTCTTATCTTTGacagaaaggaaaaaaatgaaaaataaaaaaacccctTTTTGACTGCAATTTCCAAAtatctgtcttttttttttgataggtaagaaaaagTACATTCAAAAAATTGCTAGATGCAAATTAGCACCAGCATAACAAAAgtacaagaaagaaaaaaaagtgaaaacatagaaaaacattaattacaaagaagaagagagctaaggaatagaggaagagagtcactagatgtgagtccccaagccctagccCAATCAAAAAGGGAATCAGAAAAGAGAGCAATCAGTTGGTCCTCAGAtttatccaaatcctcaaacgTCCGCCGATTGTgttccctccaaatacaccacatcaaacacaacGGAACTAGGTTCCAAATGTAAGATGAATGCTTCCCTAACCAGTTCCACCAACTAAATAGAAAATCTGACACCGTACATGAGGGAACCcataaaatcccaaaaatccTAAAGACAAAACACCACAGTTGATAAGCTTTTCCACAATGTAACAACAAATGATCCACTGTTTCACTACAGCACcgacacataatgcaccagtcaACGAAGTCAAAGCCCCTAAGCCTGAAGTTGTCTCCAGTGAGGATCCTATCTCATGTAgctgtccaaacaaagaaagagacacGCCGAGATGCCTTAACCTTCAAATACCTTTCTAGGGAAACACAACGGAAGAAAAGCCATGTAACTTATGATAATATGAACGGATAGTAAAATCCCTGGTTTTTGTTAACTTCTATCTCAACTGATCACCATCATTCACTGaataggtttttttatttttatttatatttatttatttatttttaaaagagataTTGTTCTTTGCTTTTTTTCTAAGCTACTCTGGGAAATTGTATGCAGCAGCTAGAGTTAAGAAGCGAAAGAATGACTCTGCTAGTAAGGTATAGCCTAAAACACTTCCATTTTGCCCATGCATGATTATGTGCTTTTTGCATAAATCCTGATTAATTAAGATGCATCAGTTTGATAGTTCATTATCAGCCAGATGATTTTCTTTACTTCATTCAAGATCTTGTTAGCTTTTCCATTGTTAGTTTGGTTTCTTTTTCCCTTGATAATTAATTGTTAGTTTGCtatctttttattgagtcaATTGTTTATGAACTGTTAGGAGAAAGGCATGATACCACTGGACAAGCTTGCGAATATCCAAATTCCACCACCACTAAAGAAGCAATTAGTTGATGATTGTGACTTTATTACTCATTTAGGCAAGGTACCATATCCTCTATGTTTTACTGTACATTTGAGATTTCTAGTCTTCAGATGATGCCTAATTTGGTGTTGGAACGTGGTTGCTGTAAAATGCTTCAGTAGACTTGCTTGAGTTAGtgaattgattcttttttttttcttttttcttcccttttccCATGGTTTAATCAACCTCTATATCTTAGCCACTGACCTaattttgtgggatttttatTTACAGCTAGGAACATGCCTCAGCATGCATTCAGTGCATTTGTTAATTCTTACTTTGAATATTAAAGAAACTCATGTACATAGTTGTTCCCTTTTTTATCATTGATAACCAACTACCTGGTACCTAATGTAACTACCTGTTAGACACAACTATTGGAATTCTAACTAGGATATAAATGAGTCACAGGACTGATTTTCATTGTCATTGTTCTAGCCATACTCTGCTTTATCAACCAaagttttttcttaataatcttTCTTGGTTCTTACATGGTTACATCACTGCTATAGGGGATTTATGGAAGAAAACTTTGTTACATGGTTTGAGCATATTTTGCATTATCAAGCGCATTTCATTCTTAATTGTGTTACATGTTTGTTGTGTGGTTTCATGACTAAGGACTTATGGAtgaacattctattttttttataagtatggaagaacattttataatatgaaataCCATATGTATGCAATGAGTTTCTAATATCAATCATTAATTAAGCAACTAAATATGTTGCAAATGACTAACTAAGCATTACCAgttaatcattattttaatttctagtttatttttgtatattttggttttttattttttttaatgtatttatcACTTGTAAAAGATTTTGGTTTATGTTCTCTCTTGCAGCTTGTTAAACTTCCACGTGCCCCAAATGTTGATGAAATATTGAAGAAGTATCTTGGTTACAGGTTAAAGAAGGATAACTCGTAAGTTCATTCCCTGTTTTTTTGGCCACTTCTCAGTCTTTTACTTTTTGGCTTGCTAAATTTCAAGTCTTTATTGTATAGTGGACCATAATTTAcagaatttattttgttgtaatGTTTACCTGGCACCTATTTCTTTACCTGTAATATACTACACTAGTTTTTTTTGTGCTGGATTTTCACAAAATGCATCATCAACTGacttattctttaaaataagtggtttttgatttttgtatgGCTTCTTTTTATAGAACTAGCTTTTGAAGACTCAACCCAACTAAGCCTTAATTTAAATCAAATTGGGGTTGGCTATGAACCTCTTCAACTAATCGGGGTGTTGACCCCATGTATTGTTTTCTGCCATACTGTAGATTCTTTGTCACCTCCCGGTTTAATAGTATTTCTTCACTATTTATACCCATTTTATCCTCCCTCTACTTAATTTTCACTCCATCAAAATGAATTAAACATTCTCTTTAACATGTGCGTTAATCAGTCTCATGCACATGGCCAAACCATTGTTATCTACTATTTTGCATATTAATCATTTTTACATTTGAATGGATGGCATCATTCTTTATCTTATATTTCCTAGTATTTCTGCCTATCCATCTTAGCATTCTAATTTCAACTACACTCATGTATGAATATATTGCTTTTTAAGTGTCCAACAATTTGTAGCATAGACCATAGTGAGTTTTATAGCAATCTTCTAACCAATTTAAtcttataagaaaattttaaaataaaacacaataatGGTTCATTTAGCAATCATTTAGATTAGAGTGTTTAAAAAGAGGTTGTGCATTGATATAGTCTGCATTACTGTATCTAGTCCTGAAGGCCAGAGAAATGTGAAAAAGAGCACCTTGGTGTAAATGCCCTCAAGTGTTAAACTTACTGTTGATGCATCTTGCAACTTCTGTATTTAGACATTACTTTCCTATGCAATTTTTTGTTGTGTGTGAAGTTCTTTTAAATCATGATTTTGGAATTGATGCATTCGTGTCTTGGTTATTACCTATTGTTAGTGTTCTGGTGTTCACGTTTTTGTGTGTTGTCATTGTTCTTTCTCTGTAACTTAATTAAATGGATATAGGATAGCTGATTCAGTGGGAGAAATTCTGAAAGGATTACGATGTTACTTTGACAAAGCATTGCCAGCAATGCTTCTATATAAAAGTGAGCGTAGGCAATATAATGAAGCAATTTCAGTTGGTCCTCCTTCAACTGTATATGGTGCTGAACATCTATTGCGCCTCTTTGGTATGTTTATCCTTTTATGCTAGAAGTCAATTATTTGCTTAGGAAAATTTGTTGCTTTTTCTGTGTTTTAAATAGCAATAAGcatgatttattatattttaactaaattaatCAACAGATGTTGCGTCTCTTTTGTGAAGTTTGATTTGTGGGATGATTCTAGTTTTTTTACCTTAAATATATTAATGCTTATTGTTTTCATAACCAGCTGTATCATAATTATGTAGAATGTGGAAGTTTCGACATTTATTAAACATGTTGAGGGCAATAGGGCTGGCTAAATGAGTAATTCTTCCTGCCATGTTCCTATCAAAATTGACTGGCTGGCAGAGTTCTACTTCTACCAGGATAAGTTTTTAGACAACTGTCTGGTCTGTATATCTTCTACTAAAgctaaactttatatatatcaGGGGTTCTGTATAAATAAAATGATGCAGCACAAAATTCTTATAGGGAACTGAGAATAAACaaatgaatagaaaaataaaaataaggataaaTTACACACACCATCCCTGTGGTATACCCTTAAAACAGgaaactatattatttttacctatcaattgttttttaatttttaaaaaacatgaaaCTATTCTATGGTTTATTTTGTAACACTTACCTCCCTTCTGGTTTGCTTTATGAGGTATTTCTgctaattttaatgaaatttgatgATATTGCTAGTGCCAACAACACCCATTGGAAAATGAACTTAGGAATCAGCACCATGCCATTGGAAAATTGCAatagaaattttaattcaaCTTGTTTCCATTGGAGTACAATAGCTACTTATATAGACTACTGGGATTCAACCTTAATTCTTAACTGacttgggccaaagcccaattattgaattcataaaTAACCTTTACTCTAGGAAATTAAGTAAAATGCCAATAACTTAATGAACTAATATgacctaaaataaaatccaatggaccaatagtaaaaataaaattgacttctAAAACTAAATAAGACtacattaaataaaattgtttttgtgcTCCCTGCATCATAAAATATGCTAGGAGACCGTGAGTTATGGAAAATGGAAATGACTGTTTACATATGTTAATCTATGCTAGTACATTTTCTGGTAGTCGATGGTAGCACTTGTCCAATAATCATCAATTGCATTGAGCTGATCTTGAAACAGTCCCAAAAATTCTTCCTCTTGCCCTTTTGTGACcgatttttatcaaaatttttgaattcaTTTAGTTTTGAGTGGTTTATGTGCAGTTTGGTTTCTGTTCTCagtttaaaactatttttgtatCTAATGCTAAAACAAGGAAGATGCGTGAATGTTTGGTAGATTTACCCTTATTAGCTTAATTATGAGTTTGTGTAGTGAATTGCATCATTTGATATCTTAAAAGATCTTATATTACCGAAGTCCTAGCTGATCAATGTTTCTATGCAAGTTTTTGAATATTCTTAAATGTTACAATggaaattattttaaactacatttttattaattaatatttatcaCTAGTTTAATTTGGTAATTTGACGAAGTAgccttttttaataaattttttcttacttaccaaaaagaagaagatatggtGCCAGCTATATCTAGGATATTCAGTTTTGGACTTGTCTATTACTACTTACAAAAACTTGTCTATTGCTGATTTTAAATGTGTAGCTTGAGATATAAAAGATGTCAACTCATATGatatcaaattgattttttctttctcaaaagtTAGTTAAAAATGGAAAAGGAATTATTGGCTGATGATTGATCTCCGAGATATATGTGTATGTTTTATACTGATTTTGGACAACTAAGacattttgaatatttatcatattGCCTAACAAATATTGTGGTGCTTGTTGGATTTGCAGAGTAATTGATGACTGTAAATGTGGATTGCTACTGTTGCTGGACATGTGCTGTT
This genomic stretch from Castanea sativa cultivar Marrone di Chiusa Pesio chromosome 1, ASM4071231v1 harbors:
- the LOC142642007 gene encoding protein MRG2-like isoform X1 — encoded protein: MASTEALISDSSATESDMDVDDDPDSAPNIDSAPFSEGEKVLAFHSSLIYEAKVKKIEYRNREWRFFVHYLALFFNSWDEWVGLDRLLKFTEENVQKQQALNQKQSIDKNTKQVRALQIIPKSPNAARVKKRKNDSASKEKGMIPLDKLANIQIPPPLKKQLVDDCDFITHLGKLVKLPRAPNVDEILKKYLGYRLKKDNSIADSVGEILKGLRCYFDKALPAMLLYKSERRQYNEAISVGPPSTVYGAEHLLRLFVKFPELLYYAKIEEETLMELQQELVEFLKFLQKHRSAFFLSTYHAPEDIETSTDK
- the LOC142642007 gene encoding protein MRG2-like isoform X2, whose product is MASTEALISDSSATESDMDVDDDPDSAPNIDSAPFSEGEKVLAFHSSLIYEAKVKKIEYRNREWRFFVHYLGWNKNWDEWVGLDRLLKFTEENVQKQQALNQKQSIDKNTKQVRALQIIPKSPNAARVKKRKNDSASKEKGMIPLDKLANIQIPPPLKKQLVDDCDFITHLGKLVKLPRAPNVDEILKKYLGYRLKKDNSIADSVGEILKGLRCYFDKALPAMLLYKSERRQYNEAISVGPPSTVYGAEHLLRLFVKFPELLYYAKIEEETLMELQQELVEFLKFLQKHRSAFFLSTYHAPEDIETSTDK